Proteins from a genomic interval of Quercus lobata isolate SW786 chromosome 11, ValleyOak3.0 Primary Assembly, whole genome shotgun sequence:
- the LOC115966413 gene encoding uncharacterized protein LOC115966413, with product MVATGIGNTNTIFGQKQKLDIQRQLRRLNKLALKSIKSPDGDIIDCVHIKNQPAFDHPFFKNHTIQMRPSFHPEGLSFDDVSSKSESQITQLWHLNGRCPEETIPIRRTKEEDLLRASSVANYGRNKYPQFDTTATKKTAFQENAMVFVTGDKYYGTKATINAWKPQIQEQAEFSLSQLEILGGDAHTAVNTIQAGWMVNYNVYGDYNSRLFAFFFTNKYKNQTRGWGCYNLLCSPGFVQINKEIALGGSLNPISVYAGSQYELHFLVWKVQQNGDSAKEHRETNSTRTVNETIYHDHDMQTKTAFEQ from the exons ATGGTAGCAACTGGAATTGGAAACACTAACACCATCTTTGGTCAGAAACAAAAATTGGATATTCAACGGCAGTTGAGGCGCCTCAACAAGCTTGCTCTTAAATCCATCAAG AGTCCAGATGGAGATATAATCGACTGCGTACATATCAAAAACCAACCAGCTTTTGATCATCCTTTCTTCAAGAATCATACAATTCAG ATGAGACCAAGTTTTCACCCAGAAGGGCTTTCATTCGATGATGTCTCTTCAAAGTCTGAGTCCCAAATTACTCAGCTATGGCACTTGAATGGAAGGTGTCCTGAAGAAACTATTCCCATCAGAAGAACTAAAGAAGAAGATTTATTAAGGGCAAGCTCTGTAGCAAATTATGGAAGGAACAAATACCCTCAGTTTGATACCACGGCCACCAAGAAAACTGCTTTCCAAGAG AATGCAATGGTTTTTGTGACAGGAGATAAGTATTATGGAACTAAGGCAACCATAAACGCTTGGAAACCCCAAATCCAGGAACAAGCTGAGTTCAGCTTGTCTCAACTCGAAATCCTAGGTGGTGATGCTCATACAGCGGTTAATACCATTCAAGCTGGCTGGATg GTCAACTATAATGTATATGGAGATTACAACTCTAGACTCTTCGCTTTTTTCTTTACTAAT aaatataaaaatcaaactAGGGGCTGGGGCTGCTACAATCTATTGTGCTCACCTGGCTTTGTTCAAATCAACAAGGAAATTGCGCTGGGTGGAAGCCTCAACCCTATTTCCGTCTATGCTGGTTCCCAATATGAACTCCACTTCCTTGTCTGGAAg gtgcagcaaaatggtgatagtgcaAAAGAGCATAGAGAGACAAATTCAACCagaactgtcaatgagacaatttaccatgaccatgatatgcaaacaaaGACAGCATTTGAACAATAA